The following nucleotide sequence is from Myxococcus stipitatus.
CGTGTGGCCGGTGAACTGCTCGCGAATCTTCTCCGGCAGCCGCAGCCACAGGCCCTCTCCGGCGAAGGCGTCCACCAGGAGCGGGATGTCCTCCTTGCGGTCGCGCAGGGGCGGCAGGCTGACGGTGAAGACGGACAGGCGGAAGTAGAGGTCCTCGCGGAAGCGGCCCGCCTGCGTCTCCGCCCACAGGTCCTTCTTGGACGCCACGACGATGCGCGCGTCGAAGGAGATGGGGGACGAGGCGCCCAGCCTGCGGAACTCCCGGTCCTCGATGGCGCGCAACAGCTTGGGCTGGAGGTCCAGCGCCAGGTCGTCGATTTCATCGAGGAAGAGGGTGCCGCCGTTGGCGCGCTCCAGGCAGCCGATGCGCTGGCTGACGGCGCCGGTGAACGCGCCCTTCTCGTGGCCGAACAGCTCGCTCTCGATGAGGGAGTCGGAGACGCTGGCGCAGTCGAAGACGACGAGCGGCCCGGGGGCGCGCGGGCTCAGCTTGTGGATGGCCTTGGCGGCGGCGCCCTTGCCGGAGCCCGTCTCGCCCACCAGCAGCAGCGTGGAGTCCGTGGGCGCGATGCGCTGGAGCAGCGCGAAGATCTGCCGCATGGGCAGGCTGCGGCCCACCAGGTCCCCGAGCCGGTCCTCCTGCGTGGGCTCCACCTGCACGGGGGCGAGCTGGGGGCTGAAGCGCAGGCGGACGTCGCCCACCTCCAGCAGCGCGCCCGGGCGCAGGTAGGCCTCGCGCACCTGGGCGCCGTCGAGGAAGGTGCCGTTGGTGGAGTCGAGGTCCTGGACAAGGAAGCGGTCGCCATGCCGTCGCACCACCAGGTGGTTGCGGCTCACCGTGGGGTGGTCGATGACGACGTCGTTGTCGGGCGCCTTGCCCACGCGGAGGGCTTCGTTCGCCAGGGGGAAGACGGTGCCCGCGCGCTCGGTGTCCAGCAAGACGAGGTGGAACTGCTGCGCGGAGAGTCGCTCACCCTGGGCACGGGCATTGATGACCGTGTGCGTGGGGATGGGCGCTGGGGGCAGAGGGGGGGGCATGGCCGGCGGGGATTCTAGACGGCTTCGCGCCGCGAAGTGATTTCCTGTGTGGCGGACGGCGCTCGCCTTCCTGGCCGCCCGGCATGGTTGGAGCCCCAGGGGAGCGTGATACGACGCGTGCCATGCGCTTTCGCTCCCTGCCCCTGTTGCTGGTCTCCGCTTGCGCCACGGTGCCCCGGGCGCCGGCCCCCGTCACGCCCGTCGCCGCGGCCCCGGCGCCCACCCGCGTCTGGAAGCAGTCCCGGGCGGTGGTGGTCCGCCACGCCACGGTGATGCCCGCCAGCGGCCCCGCCATCGAGGACGGGGCGGTGGCCTGGGTGGACGGGAAGTTGACGGCGGTGGGACGTGACGCGGAGGTGGCGACGCCACCGGGAGCGGAGGAGGTGGACGGGACGGGCCTGTACGTGACGCCCGGCATCATCGACGCCCACAGCCACCTGGGGGTGTATGCCTCCCCGGAGTCGTTCTCGAACTCGGACGGCAACGAGGCCACGGCGCCGGTGACGGCCGAGGTCTCCGCCGAGCACTCCTTCTGGCCCCAGGACCCGGGCCTGCGGCGGGCGGCGGCGGGCGGGGTGACGTCCCTCTTGGTCCTGCCGGGCAGCGCCAACCTGGTGGGAGGGCGGGGCTTCCCGGTGAAGCTCCACTTCGGGCGCTCCGCGGCGGAGGTGCGGTTCCCGGGGGCGAAGGACTCGCTGAAGATGGCGTGCGGCGAGAACCCCCGGCGCGTCTACGGACAGGACCGGAAGATGGCGCCCTCCACCCGCATGGGCAACGTGGCCGGCTACCGGCAGGCCTTCGCGCAGGCGCGCGAGTACATGGACAAGTGGGCGGACTGGACGAAGAAGAAGGAGAAGTCGCCCGACGAGGCGGGGCCGGCGCCCGCGCGTGACTTGAAGCTGGAGACGCTGGCGGAGGTGCTGCGCGGCAACATCCTCGTCCAGAACCACTGCTACCGCGCGGACGAGATGGAGGTGATGCTCCAGGTCGCCCAGGAGGCGGGCTACTCCATCCGCGCCTTCCACCACGCGCTGGAGGCGTACAAGGTCCGCGACAGCCTGGCGGCGAGGAACGTGGCCGTGGCCACCTGGGCGGACTGGTGGGGCTTCAAGCTGGAGGCCTGGGATGGCATCCCGGAGAACGCGGGCCTCGTCTCCCAGGCGGGAGGCAAGGCCGTCATCCACTCCGACTCCGCCTACGGCATCCAGCGACTGAACCAGGAGGCGGGCAAGGCCCTGTGGCGGGCGCGCGAGTCCGGCATCCCTCTTTCCGAGGAAGAGGCATTGCGCTGGGTGACGCTGAACCCGGCGTGGGTGATGGGCGTGGAGACGCTCACCGGTTCGCTGGAGCCGGGGAAGATGGCGGACGTGGTGCTGTGGAAGGGCCACCCGCTGAGCGTCTACGCGCGGGCGCAGCGCGTGTGGGCGGACGGCGTCGTCACCTTCGACGCGGCGTCCGGCGCGGTGGAGGCGAGCGACTTCGAGGTGGGGGAGATGGCGCGGGGGGCGGCGCGGCTGGTGGCGGCGCCCGCGCCGGTGCCGTCGCTGGCGGAGCTGGGGCTGACGGCGGCGTGTGACGTGTCGAGGGACGCGGCCTGCGCGGCGCTGGTGCCGGTGGAGGCGCGGGCGTGCACCGTGTTCGTGGGCGTGACGGCCTTCACTGGCGCGGGGTGGTTGAGGAACGCCACGGTGGTGCTGGACGGCGGGAAGGTGGCGAGCGTGAAGCAGGACGGCGTCGCGGCGCCCGCGGGCTGCCGGACGGTGGAGGGGAAGGGGCGGTTGTTGACGCCGGGGTTGATGGACCCGTTCACCCAGCTGGGCCTGGTGGAGGTGGGGGCGGAGGGGCAGACGCAGGACGACGGGCTGCGCGGGGACGCGGACCGGCGGGACGTGCGCGCGGCGCTCCAGTCCGCGGACAGCGTCAACCCGGCTTCGGCCATGTTCCCGGTGGCGCGGCTGGGCGGCGTCACCGGCGCGGTGACGGTGCAGCACGGCGGGCTCGTGTCCGGGCAGAGCGCCTTCGTGACGACGGACGGCGTGGTGCGGCGCGGGGCGCTGGCGATGCACGTCAACCTGGGCACGCCGGGGCGGGACGCGGTGTCGGGCTCGCGCGCGCTGGTGCTGGAGCGGCTGCGCGAGCTGCTCTTCGACGCGCGCGAGTACGGCCGGCGCAAGGCGGACTTCGAGCAGCGCCGCATGCGCGACGTCGCGGCGAGCCGGTTGGACCTGGAGGCGATGCAGCCGGTGCTGACGGGCGCGCTGCCCGTGGTGGTGGTGGCGCAGCGGGTGTCCGACATCCGGGCGGCGCTGTCCCTGGGCCGCGAGTACGGCCTGAAGCTGGTCATCGTGGGCGGCGGCGAGGCGTGGATGGTGGCGTCCGAGCTGGCCGCCGCGAAGGTGCCCGTCATCCTCCAGCCCACGCAGAACCTGCCGCTGGACTTCGACCGGCTCAACAGCCGGCTCGACGCGGCGGCGCTGCTGAGCGGGGCGGGCGTGAAGGTGCTCGTCTCCGTGTTGGGAGAGCCGGGCATGGTGCGCACGCTCGCGCAGGAGGCGGGCAACGCCGTGTCGTGGGGGCTGCCGCACACGGAGGCGCTGCGCGCGGTGACGACGAACGTGGCGGAGACCTTCAACCTGCCCGGGGGCCGGCTCGCGCCGGGCGCGGCGGCGGACGTGGTGCTGTGGACGGGGGACCCGCTGGAGTCGTCCTCGCGCCCGGTGGGCATGTGGCTGGGGGGCACGCAGGTGCCGCTCGTCAGCCGCCAGCAGGCCCTGTTCGACAAGCACCGGACGTTGCCGGCGAAGTAGGCCGCGCGCGACGCGAGACGACCGCGGCGGTCGCCCCCACGAGGGAGGACGACCGCCGCGTCACACGTCGAATGGGCTCCGAGGGGCCGGAGTGCTCAGTTGCCCTCGTAGATGCCGATGCCGCCCGCTACCCACTTCTTGGTGATGGAGTCGGTGTGGCCCATGAAGGCCACCAGCATGCGACGGCCGCCGCCGGAGGTGTCGGCCTGGATGTCGCTGATGCGCGCCATGCCGTACTTCCGGCCGAACTCCGCGAGGCCGTAGTTGGTGATGCTCCCGCCCTTGACGCGCGACAGGCCGCCGCCCCAGCTGGCGCCCGTCCAGATGCTGCCGTCGGACGGGTCGTGGCCGACGGCGGACAGGTACTTGTCCACCAGGCCGGAGCCGGAGCCCATGCGGCGAAGCACGCCGCCGCCGGAGTCGAGCTGCGCCAGGCCGTTGCCGAAGGAGCTGAGCCACACGGTGCCGTCATGCGCCACCACGGCGCCGGAGATGTTGTCCGGCACGCGCTCGTCGGGGCGCGAGTACTCCGGCTTCGCGTCCGGCCAGATGTCGTGCTTGTTGTTCGGGTCGTTCTCCGAGCCCGTCTGCGCGCGCCAGAAGTTGCCGGCGTTGGTCCCGTAGAGGAAGCGCGTGGTGCGGTCCGAGCCGCCGAACCAGACGTCGCCGCTCGGGTCCACCGCGACGCCGTAGTAGGCGTCCGTGAGGAGGACCATGTTCCCCTTGGCGTCGTAGGCGTTGATGCTCGGGTGGACGTGCTCGAAGACGCCGGAGCAGTTGAGCTGGCCGTTGCACATGGGCGCGCCCTTGAACTCCGCGTTGCCTCGCGCGAAGCCGTGGTTGCCGCCGAACCACACGCTCGCGGTGTTCTTGTCGTAGGCGATGCGCAGGATGTTGCAGAGCTTCTCTCGCCCGCGCGGCTCCGCGGACACCACGTTGGGGCCGGAGAAGATGTCGTAGTGCACGACGCTCAGCGTGCCGTCGCGGTGCAGCGTCACCTTGTCCGCGTCACCGCTCTTGTAGCGGGCCGGGTCCGGGCTGGGGCCGTCCCAGTTGTTCTCGCAGTGGTCGAAGCCCTTGCCGGGCAGGCCCTCGTAGCCCACGTACACGGTGCCCGGCTTGCCGCCCGCCACGGAGATGACCTTCAGGTACTTGGGCCCCGGCGGCGTGCTGCCGTCCGGCATGAAGCCGTAGGGCCGCAGGCCGTCCTCCATGCCGTAGCGCACGAAGCGCTCCGCGCCGGGCTTCAGCAGGAACAGGCCCTCCTCGCCGCCGGCCACCCAGATGTTGCCGCCCTGGTCCGCCGTCACCCCGTACACGGTGATGGGGCCGCCCTGGTCCGCGCCCAGGAAGCGCCAGCCCGGCACGGAGGGCAGGGGCGGAATCTCCGCCTCCGCGCGCGGGTCCGGCCCCGCGTCGGGAGTGCCGCTGTCGGGCGTGCCGCTGTCGGGCTCTCCCGCGTCGGGCGTGCCGCTGTCGGGCTCACCGGCGTCGGGCTCCCCCGCGTCGGGCGCGCCGCTGTCGGGCTCTCCCGCGTCCGGTCCTCCCGGGGCCTCGGGCGGAGGTCCGGGGTCGTCCATGCCCGGGTTGTCCTGCTGAGACTCGTCGCCGCTCTTGCTCGAGCAGCCCACGGTCCACATCGCGCTCGCCATGACGAGCGCGCCTGCCCAGCGCCATCCCCGCCTCATCCGCTCTTACCCCGCGCTCCCAGGTCCGCCCGCCATGGGCGGCCGACTCCGGGTGGATGCATCGCAAGGCGGATGCCAGTGTCGGCAGGCGTTGGGCGGGCGGCAGCGTCCGCTCCCGGACAGCCGGTGGGTACAGGCGTGGCCCGGGTGAGCAACTCGCTGTCCCGGCTGGCCCCTTTTTCGTGCTAGGGGCTTCCGGAAATGGGTGGGAACGACGCACGCGGTCGCACATCACTGTCCTTGGTGGGCCAGGAGCCGGACCTCCTCTTCTACACACGCCAGGCGAGCGAGCACGGTGGGCCGGTGTTGGTGCTGGGCGCCGCCAACGGCCGCGTGGTGTGGGCGCTGGCCGAGCACGGCTTCACCGCGGTGGGCGTGGACCCGTCGGAGGTGATGATCCGCTCCGCGGAGGAGCGCCGGGCCACGCAGTCGGCGGAGGTGTCCAACCGCGCCCGCTTCCTCGTCGCCGACCTGCGCTCCCTGCGGCTGCCGGACCGCTTCCCGCTGGTGCTCGCCCCGCAGCACGCGCTGGGGCTGATGCCGGGCAATGACGACCTGGAGGGCTTCCTGGCGACGGTGCGTCACCACCTCCTGCCGGAGGGCACCTTCGTCTACGACGTGCTCAACACGCCCCGCGAGCCGGTGCTGCCGCGCGACGACGAGGAGCCCAACGCGGGCCTGGAGCCGCGCCGCCCGCTGTTCGCCCTGCACCTGCGCGAGCGCAAGCGCGCGGGCACCCCCAGCCCCATCCGCCGCCTCAAGCTGCGGCACTTCTCGCCGGAGGAGCTGGACGCGGCCCTCACCGCCGCGGGCTTCGTCCCCCGCGAGCGCTACGGCCGCTTCGACGGCAAGCCCTTCGACCTGGAGGACTCGCGCCACATCGGCGTGGCCGGGCCGTGAGGGCTACTTCTCGAAGCGGTAGCCCAGGCCCCGCACGGTGACGAAGTGGCGAGGGGCCTCCGGGTCCGGTTCGAACTTCAGGCGCAGCTGGCGCATGAAGTTGTCCACCGTGCGCGCGCTGCCCTCGTAGTGGTAGCCCCACGCGCCCGACAGGAGCTCCTCGCGCGTGAAGGTGCGCTCCGGGTGGTTCAGGAAGTGCGCCAGCAGCTTGAACTCCTGCGCCGTCAGCTCCACCGGCGTCCCCGCGCGGGACGCGGTGCGCGCGTTCATGTCCACGCTCACGTCGCCGAACGTCACCGGGGGCGCGGCGCCCAGGGTCGGGTAGCGCCGGCGCAGCACGGCCTTGATGCGCGCCAGCAGCTCCTGCAGCCCG
It contains:
- a CDS encoding class I SAM-dependent methyltransferase; its protein translation is MGQEPDLLFYTRQASEHGGPVLVLGAANGRVVWALAEHGFTAVGVDPSEVMIRSAEERRATQSAEVSNRARFLVADLRSLRLPDRFPLVLAPQHALGLMPGNDDLEGFLATVRHHLLPEGTFVYDVLNTPREPVLPRDDEEPNAGLEPRRPLFALHLRERKRAGTPSPIRRLKLRHFSPEELDAALTAAGFVPRERYGRFDGKPFDLEDSRHIGVAGP
- a CDS encoding sigma 54-interacting transcriptional regulator, with translation MPPPLPPAPIPTHTVINARAQGERLSAQQFHLVLLDTERAGTVFPLANEALRVGKAPDNDVVIDHPTVSRNHLVVRRHGDRFLVQDLDSTNGTFLDGAQVREAYLRPGALLEVGDVRLRFSPQLAPVQVEPTQEDRLGDLVGRSLPMRQIFALLQRIAPTDSTLLLVGETGSGKGAAAKAIHKLSPRAPGPLVVFDCASVSDSLIESELFGHEKGAFTGAVSQRIGCLERANGGTLFLDEIDDLALDLQPKLLRAIEDREFRRLGASSPISFDARIVVASKKDLWAETQAGRFREDLYFRLSVFTVSLPPLRDRKEDIPLLVDAFAGEGLWLRLPEKIREQFTGHTWPGNVRELRNALERARHMVDIPELAGDALLREFTRDAPAPSGDFLPAEFTGPFKVCKDELIRAFEREYLTRLLGRAKGNIARAAREAELDRKHLYSLLHKYGLVQSEVD
- a CDS encoding response regulator transcription factor codes for the protein MSDTTRRILVVEDDLSILAGLSMNLRFEGYEVLQAQDGRTGLQRALDDTPDLVVLDLMLPELNGFELLKELRQRGRDTPVVVLSAKGMETDKILGLNLGADDYVVKPFGLQELLARIKAVLRRRYPTLGAAPPVTFGDVSVDMNARTASRAGTPVELTAQEFKLLAHFLNHPERTFTREELLSGAWGYHYEGSARTVDNFMRQLRLKFEPDPEAPRHFVTVRGLGYRFEK
- a CDS encoding amidohydrolase family protein, translated to MRFRSLPLLLVSACATVPRAPAPVTPVAAAPAPTRVWKQSRAVVVRHATVMPASGPAIEDGAVAWVDGKLTAVGRDAEVATPPGAEEVDGTGLYVTPGIIDAHSHLGVYASPESFSNSDGNEATAPVTAEVSAEHSFWPQDPGLRRAAAGGVTSLLVLPGSANLVGGRGFPVKLHFGRSAAEVRFPGAKDSLKMACGENPRRVYGQDRKMAPSTRMGNVAGYRQAFAQAREYMDKWADWTKKKEKSPDEAGPAPARDLKLETLAEVLRGNILVQNHCYRADEMEVMLQVAQEAGYSIRAFHHALEAYKVRDSLAARNVAVATWADWWGFKLEAWDGIPENAGLVSQAGGKAVIHSDSAYGIQRLNQEAGKALWRARESGIPLSEEEALRWVTLNPAWVMGVETLTGSLEPGKMADVVLWKGHPLSVYARAQRVWADGVVTFDAASGAVEASDFEVGEMARGAARLVAAPAPVPSLAELGLTAACDVSRDAACAALVPVEARACTVFVGVTAFTGAGWLRNATVVLDGGKVASVKQDGVAAPAGCRTVEGKGRLLTPGLMDPFTQLGLVEVGAEGQTQDDGLRGDADRRDVRAALQSADSVNPASAMFPVARLGGVTGAVTVQHGGLVSGQSAFVTTDGVVRRGALAMHVNLGTPGRDAVSGSRALVLERLRELLFDAREYGRRKADFEQRRMRDVAASRLDLEAMQPVLTGALPVVVVAQRVSDIRAALSLGREYGLKLVIVGGGEAWMVASELAAAKVPVILQPTQNLPLDFDRLNSRLDAAALLSGAGVKVLVSVLGEPGMVRTLAQEAGNAVSWGLPHTEALRAVTTNVAETFNLPGGRLAPGAAADVVLWTGDPLESSSRPVGMWLGGTQVPLVSRQQALFDKHRTLPAK